CATTGTACAATGATATCGAAATTTTAAACAGCTTTGAAAGGTGGGAATTTTCAAGTCCAGCGGCTCATTGCGTTCACACCCGCCTGTGATATACTGCCGACACGATCGACCCGCAAATAGAACCATCTGGCATACCATGGATCCCTTTCTTGATGAAATAACGCTCGCAGTCACCGCCGGTCACGGCGGTCCGGGCGCAGTATCGTTCCGCCGCGAGGCGGGCGTACCCAAGGGCGGCCCGGACGGCGGCGACGGCGGCAAAGGCGGCGACGTCATTTTCATCTGCGACCGGCGCGAGACAACGTTCTACAAGCTCCGCACGAAACGGGAATTGTTCGCCAGGAACGGCGACAGCGGCAAAGGCTGTATGATGTCGGGAAAGGCGGGCGACGACCTCATCATACGGCTCCCCGAGGGAAGCGTGATATTCTCCGAGGATGGTGCTGTCGTTGCCGATCTTACCAGGGATGGAGAAACGTTCATCGGCGCACGCGGCGGCAAGGGCGGCAAGGGCAATAAATTCTACACGACGTCGACGAACCGTGCGCCTGACTATGCGCAGCATGGATTATCCGGCGAGGCGTTCACCTATCGGCTCGAAATAAAGCTCATCGCGGATGTGGGTCTTGTGGGGCTCCCGAATGCAGGCAAGTCAACGCTCATAGCGCATCTGACGAAGGCGCATCCGAAGATAGCCGCGTATCCGTTCACCACGCTCACGCCGCATCTGGGCGTCTGTTACATCGATGTGGACGCGAGCTTCATCATCGCCGATATCCCCGGCATCATCGAAGGTGCGCATGAAGGCCTGGGCCTCGGGATATCGTTCCTCAAGCATGTCGAGCGTACGCGAGTGCTCGCTTTCGTCATCGATCTCTACGAGGTCGATCCTGCCACCGCCTACCGGACGCTCCTCAATGAGCTTCTGCAGTACAAGGATGAGCTCGCGAAAAAACCGGCCATCGCCGTCCTCACGAAGACCGATCTCATCGATGTCGAGCTCCTCCCCGAGATGATCCGGGAATTCCGGGAAGGGATACGCGGGAGCACCATCGAAGAGGTGTTCGCCATTTCCGCGGCTACCGGCGACGGTGTCGCGCCGATGAGGAACGCGCTCTACCACATATCACAGCGGCATAAGACCGCGGTGTCGTCCTGAGATCACCATGAGCGGCATCATCATCGCAGGTATCATCTCGATCGCCGTGCTCCTTATTGCCGTCATCGTGCTTGTCATCATGCTCCTCGTGCGTCCGCGTTCCGACATGTCGCCGATGCTGGGCAAATTCGAGGGGGATCTTGAGCGGGTGACACAGGAGTCGTCGCGCATCGAGGGGTAGAATAACCCCTGTCCCCCTGCCCCTTTCCGTAGCGGCTTTGGCCATCCATGGCCGCCGCCAGCTGCGCCATCCTTGGCGCATGCCTTTTGAAGGGCAAAGGGGCGCCAAAAAAACATTCAGGAAGAAAAATTGAAAACGGCGGGGTAAGGGGTTATCATTTCAATGCGTGTTTGACTTTTGAACTCCAGCGGTTATAATTCGCCCATGATAAAATATGTTCTTGCATCCATCACGCTCGCCGCGCTCACCGTTTCCTGCACGACATTCGGCCTTCCGAAAGAGGACCTTCGCCGCATAAAGACGATAGCCTTGGTACAGGTGAAAGTGAATTCCGCCTGCGACGGCACCGATTCCGAGATGATGGAACGGCGCGTGTCGTCCCGTTCGATAAAAGTACTGCCGTTCGTCTCCGGAAAGAGCGACCGCATGAAATACCTCAATACGCAGGTATATGCGGAATACATCGCGACGAATTTCCAGACGGCATTCAATGGCGGGAACACTAATTACCGCATCATAAGCCTTCGCGAAGCGATGAACGCCGCCGAATACAAGGCGCTCACGCGCGTCAACGCACGCGACGGCATGGCTGTCGCGCGCGACACGATAGACCTCTCGCGGTATGCCGCCCCCGAGCGGACAGCGCTCTTTGCGAAAGTAAAGGCCGATGCCTTCATGTCGATAACCCTCTATCATTCGGTCTGGGGGCAGGCGATGTCGGCACGGGTAAGCATAAGCGACAGGAACGGCACCGTACTCTACGCCGACTTACTGCGCACGGAATCAACCTATATCGTCAAGGACGTCGAATCCCCGTACACGAGCGAATTCGAGGTGTTCGGCGATTCGAGCGCGCTCACCAATCGCCGGCATCAGGACGAGGTGTTCACGGTATTGGGCGAAATGGTCCAGAGTGCGGGCAAAGACTGTGCGCGAACGCTTACAGAGGCCATTCGATAACGCTGCCGCTTCGGAACGATAATGCAACGCATACAACACATTCGACGGATCATCTTCTGGCTGATGCTCTCTGCCATCGCCGGCACGCAATTTTCCTGTTATGAATATGAGCAGTTCGTACGCCGCGGGCTTGCCGGGGAGAACCTCTTCGAGCTTGAGGTGTACGGTGAGCGCATGACCGCTTCCGATGAGATAAAGATCATCGAGCTTGACGGTTTCACCGTTGATGATTTCGCCGACGATACGGTGAAGTCCTATATCAAGGGTTTTCAGACCGGCGGCAGACGCTGGTTCCAGGCGGCGCTCGATCGCGGGCAGCTCTATATCCCGTACATTAAAAAGATATTCAAGCAGTATGATATCCCGGAAGACCTTGCGTATCTCCCCATCATCGAGAGCGAATTCGTCATCGGCTGCAAGTCGCCCGTGGGCGCTTTCGGCATCTGGCAATTCATGTCACAGACCGCCGTCATCTACGACCTGCGCATCAACTACTGGGTGGATGAGCGTAAGGACCCCATCAAATCGACACACGCCGCCGCGAAGCATCTCAAACGGCTCTATCCGAATTTCAAGAGCTGGGTATTGGCACTTGCCGCGTACAATGCCGGCGGGGGGAAGATATCACGTTCCATAAAGCGATATAAAACGAACGTGTTCTGGGAGCTCGTGCAGAAGAAAGCGCTCGCGGACGAGACGAGGCGCTACATACCGAAATTCATCGCGGCCACGATGATAGCGAAGAACCCCGAGCGTTACGGGTTCAAAGTGAACGCACCCGCGGTCGATTTCGGGCACTACGATGTCGTGTACATCGACGATGCGGCAGACATTACAATGCTCGCTTCCATGATCGAGTGCGATCAGAAAACGATAATGACGCTCAACCCCGAGCTCAATCAGTGGATAACGCCGCCGAAGGCGATGCGCTATCCGCTCCGCCTCCCGAAGGGAAAAGCCGCCGTGTTCAATGAGACGTTCGCGCAGATACCGCCCGAGGAGCGTGTAACGTTCCGGCAGCACACCCTGCGCATGGGTGAATCGCTCTGGCAGCTCGCTGCGTTCTACAATGTCCCCGTAACCGCCATCATGGACGTGAACAAACTGCGCTCGTCAAAGATAGTACAGGTCGGGGAACGCATACTCATCCCGGTGAGCGGGCTCGGGAACGCCAAGCAGATAGACGAGAAAGAGTACGAGGCACGCCAGGCGGAGATCGCGCTCGGGAAGTATGTCAATTTCAAGAGGCTCAAACCGCCGGGCTACGACCATCGCGATGTCATCTACTGCGTCGGAAGGAATGAGACGATGTGGACCATTGCGATGAAACTGAAGATAAGCATGGATGAGATACGGGCGTGGAATTCGCTCCCCGGCTATTTTGTGGGCGAGGGGGAGGAGATATTCCTCCGCATACCGGTGAAGAATGCTGGCAGCAAGCGCTAGACATTTTCGGATTTATTGTTATAGTATCCCCGAAATTATTATGAGGAGTAATGAGATGGCCCACAAAATAACAGAAGATTGCGTTGCCTGCGGAGTCTGCCTTCCTGAATGCCCGAAAGGCGCGATACTGGAGGGAGACCCGATCTATACGATAGAAGCCGCAAAATGCGACGATTGCGGAAGCTGCGTGGCCGTATGCCCGAGCGAAGCGATCAAGAAAGCGTAAGCATCATAATGCATCGGAACATCCGGGGAGGGCGCAGGCCTTCCCCGTTTTCATTTATTGTCCGATAGGGCGTACACTCACCCCCTCGGGGCTCCCCCTCTCTCACGGGGATGTGAGAGAGGGGGAGAACACATCACATACGGAAAAGCATTCAGTCTGAATATTAATTCCTTCCGTGGTAAATATTATTTGAAGACAGGAATATACTGTCAGCGCCGCCCGTAGGCATGGATGCCGGGGCGGGCGGTGACACCGCAGCGAAACGCGGTGCGACACGGTTTGAATTGACAGGAATTCGGCGGGTGGTATACTTGGCGGTATTGCAGGTGTCGGCAGTAAAAAATGCAAAGTGCTTTCTATTCTATCTTTCTAAAACACCTTCATCTCATTTGCGCTTTAGCGCCTTTGTGGTTATCCTTACTATGCCTATCCTGCGCCGCTCCTCAAAAAAAGCAATTGACAGTCATGCCTGAAAGTGAAAAGAAATATGTTGCAAAGAAATTATATTCAGTAAAAAAAGGGGATATAATACTTGCCGAAAAAGACGGCATGGTATTGGTAAGGGTTAATGATGTGGACTTTTGGACAAAGGTCGATAAAGAAAATATCGCACCACTTCCCAAAACGAATGTATTTGGCTTTTGCGAGAATACCGCTACGATCACTAATGCCATCAATGTTTATGAATTGCCGGATATTTCGAGCAAGGTCGTTGATAAAATCAGTAAAGGCATGCTTGTCCAAATTGTAGAAACGGCTGATTATTTTGTGAAAATATCAACACCGAAAGTTGAAACGTATGGTTGGGCGCAAAAAAAGGATTTGAGCGACTACAGTGATTACTCCTCGAGGTCAGGGGCAAAAGCGAAAGTTACGATTAAGGAAGATTCCGCAAATGTATATATCGGAGATATTAAGCTTCAAAAGGGTATTGAAACAGGTCATGATTACAAAACCTATAATGCTCGCCTTGCGGCGAAATCGGTTCCTGTTTCAAAAGCAAATATAAATAGCTACTCGCCTACATTTGAAAATTATCCACCGTATCAACGTGCAATTGAACAAATAAAAAATGGTTCGACCATGCAGTACTTTGAACGCGCGTATATTTATACCAACTTCCCACATGGCGAGTCAACAGTCATTTTTAAACAATTTGCTTTCGTTAACAAGAATAGCCCCGACGGCGGTGATTTTCTTGCTAGGGATATAGATGGCAGTGGCGGATTCGCCTATTCGAAATTAGAGTTTTATAACATTTATGGTGAAAAAACCGGCGAATGGTTTGGCAATCCTGAGGGGAGAGCCTCCATAACGTACGATGGGAACTATATGCTCTTAATTGATGCGGGAGGATTTAGTGATAATGGGATGTATGGCGCCCGCACAACTGGTTATCTTGATAAATATGGACGATTGGTAAAACGACTTGATTATGATTCTGACCCAGTAGACAAGTATTATTGCGTTTCTCATAGCCGACACAATTATAGACCCAATGCACCGGCAATAGATATAAGTATCCTCAGTCCAGAATCAAATATTCCACTTATACGATTCATTCATCAGGAAAAACCGGGGAAGGGCTATAATATTTCAGTTGGAAGTCCTACGGCAAATGATGAAGGTGGATTTGCAGAGGGCTGGAATATAGCTTACAAGGCAAGTTAATTTCTACCGAAACCGTTAATTGGGCAGTGCCAATGAGAGAGTAAATGAAACACCTAACTTTTTTCATATTCATTATCTCTTTGACAATACATACAACGGTGTATTCGACAGTAAAATCAGAAACGTATTTAAATCCCGATACTCAAGGCAATTTACGAAAACAATTTCGAAATGGAGCAGATAAATTTAGTTCCGATTTTGGCTGGAGAGACATGCCGGGCGGCGGTGGAAATTGCAACGTACTATCCATCTCTTCAAAACAGAATCACCCAGGCATTGACCTTCCCCTCTCTCACATTCCCGTGAGAGAGGGGAAGAGGCAAGTTCACTATCTGTTTCAGGTTTTGTTTTATGCCGTAGGGGTGAGTGTTCCAAAACCCGCGGAAAACCGTCATCGCTATGCAAGCCTCGTCGCAAGCGCCCGTGAAGCAACCGCATCATCCACCGGAAAACTGTATACACCCTTCTCAGAACGCACCGTGCCGATGCTGCTGAGCATGACATAGCGCGCTTTCCCGCCGACGGCCTTCTTGTCAGCCCGCGTGAGCGGAATTATCCGCCGGGGGTCGAAACGGGCCGGCGTAACGATAGAAAGCCCGCGAAGAAGGTCGGCAATACGCGTCACATCGGTCTGCGTGAGATGACCCAGGTCGGACGATATTATCGATTCGTACACAAGGCCGCAGCCCACCGCGCGTCCGTGGTTCATGCGGTAATTCGACGCGCGTTCTATCGCATGGCCGATGGTATGCCCGAAATTGAGTATCTGCCTAAGCCCGCCCTCGCGCTCATCCTTCTCTACTACCGATTTTTTTATCTCGATGTTGCGTGCTATGCAGTCTGCGAGGAATGACATGTCCCGCGCGCGGATCTTGTCGATGTTCTTTTCGAGGAGAGCGAAGAGCGCCTTGTCGCGTATAAGGGCGTGCTTTATCACCTCGGAGAAACCGAAGCGATATTCGTCGTCCGGGAGCGTTGTAAGCAGATCGAGCGATGCGAACACCGTTTGAGGCTGATCGAACGTGCCGATGAGGTTCTTGCCGTAGCGCGTATCCACGCCGGTCTTGCCGCCGACGGACGAATCGACCATGCTAACGATGGTGGTGGGCATCTGCACGAAGGGAACGCCGCGCGTGAATATCGATGCGGCGAAGGCCGTCATATCGCCGACAACGCCGCCGCCCAAGGCGATGAACACGCTGTCGCGTCCATAGCCGCGGGCGAAAAAATGGTCGGTGATGCGTTCGATCGTTGCGAGCTTTTTCGTACGCTCCCCCGGTTGAAGAACGCAGACGTCCGCTCCCCTGCCGACCGCGGAGAGCGCGGACAGGAGGCGTGCGGAATATCGGTTCACATGCGAATCGGTAACGACGGCAATGCGCCGCTTCGGGAATTCTTTTGCGATGAAAGCGGCCGCCGCATCGAACAGGTCCTCGCCGACGGTGATATCATACCTCCGGGGAAGTCCTGCCGGTATCGTTACGGATATGCGCTTGATGCGTTTCATCGTTTCTTTTTGATGATGAGATTCATGGCGATGCAGCCGATATCGGTATCATAGTTAATGACCAGTATCTCCTCGTTCGCCTTCTCGACGATGCTCATATGCTCTCCCATGAACAAGGTCGGCGTGGTCATATCGAGGTCTATGCCGCGCGTGGAAAGCTCGTTGATGGCACCGCCGGCAACCATGTTGGCGAACTCCTTCACGGTGGCGATGAAGATATCATCGATGGAATCTATCGTCTCTTCGTTGAGCTTGGATGCGAGATTGAACGCGGTGTCCTTTTCCATATCGAGCATGAGCTTCGTGTCGAGCATGCCGGTGATGCCGATGAACACGCCCACACCCATGAGCGGGCTGAACGAATTCTTCACGATGACATCGCCCTTGCTCACACCGGTGCGGCAGTAGGACTTGAGTATGGTCACCGCGGAGGAGCTGAACGCATTGACGACAGGGAGATCGAACATCATTTCCTCTTTGTTATTTCTCGGGAGATAGCGTCCTTAACTGCACCGACATCGGCGGGCAGTTCCAGCGGCGGATTAGCGTACTTCGCCGATATGCCGGAAAATGCGCCGGTGTGATACCCTAT
The sequence above is a segment of the Spirochaetota bacterium genome. Coding sequences within it:
- the obgE gene encoding GTPase ObgE, whose amino-acid sequence is MDPFLDEITLAVTAGHGGPGAVSFRREAGVPKGGPDGGDGGKGGDVIFICDRRETTFYKLRTKRELFARNGDSGKGCMMSGKAGDDLIIRLPEGSVIFSEDGAVVADLTRDGETFIGARGGKGGKGNKFYTTSTNRAPDYAQHGLSGEAFTYRLEIKLIADVGLVGLPNAGKSTLIAHLTKAHPKIAAYPFTTLTPHLGVCYIDVDASFIIADIPGIIEGAHEGLGLGISFLKHVERTRVLAFVIDLYEVDPATAYRTLLNELLQYKDELAKKPAIAVLTKTDLIDVELLPEMIREFREGIRGSTIEEVFAISAATGDGVAPMRNALYHISQRHKTAVSS
- a CDS encoding transglycosylase SLT domain-containing protein yields the protein MQRIQHIRRIIFWLMLSAIAGTQFSCYEYEQFVRRGLAGENLFELEVYGERMTASDEIKIIELDGFTVDDFADDTVKSYIKGFQTGGRRWFQAALDRGQLYIPYIKKIFKQYDIPEDLAYLPIIESEFVIGCKSPVGAFGIWQFMSQTAVIYDLRINYWVDERKDPIKSTHAAAKHLKRLYPNFKSWVLALAAYNAGGGKISRSIKRYKTNVFWELVQKKALADETRRYIPKFIAATMIAKNPERYGFKVNAPAVDFGHYDVVYIDDAADITMLASMIECDQKTIMTLNPELNQWITPPKAMRYPLRLPKGKAAVFNETFAQIPPEERVTFRQHTLRMGESLWQLAAFYNVPVTAIMDVNKLRSSKIVQVGERILIPVSGLGNAKQIDEKEYEARQAEIALGKYVNFKRLKPPGYDHRDVIYCVGRNETMWTIAMKLKISMDEIRAWNSLPGYFVGEGEEIFLRIPVKNAGSKR
- a CDS encoding 4Fe-4S binding protein, with the translated sequence MAHKITEDCVACGVCLPECPKGAILEGDPIYTIEAAKCDDCGSCVAVCPSEAIKKA
- a CDS encoding SH3 domain-containing protein; translated protein: MPESEKKYVAKKLYSVKKGDIILAEKDGMVLVRVNDVDFWTKVDKENIAPLPKTNVFGFCENTATITNAINVYELPDISSKVVDKISKGMLVQIVETADYFVKISTPKVETYGWAQKKDLSDYSDYSSRSGAKAKVTIKEDSANVYIGDIKLQKGIETGHDYKTYNARLAAKSVPVSKANINSYSPTFENYPPYQRAIEQIKNGSTMQYFERAYIYTNFPHGESTVIFKQFAFVNKNSPDGGDFLARDIDGSGGFAYSKLEFYNIYGEKTGEWFGNPEGRASITYDGNYMLLIDAGGFSDNGMYGARTTGYLDKYGRLVKRLDYDSDPVDKYYCVSHSRHNYRPNAPAIDISILSPESNIPLIRFIHQEKPGKGYNISVGSPTANDEGGFAEGWNIAYKAS
- the aroB gene encoding 3-dehydroquinate synthase, which encodes MKRIKRISVTIPAGLPRRYDITVGEDLFDAAAAFIAKEFPKRRIAVVTDSHVNRYSARLLSALSAVGRGADVCVLQPGERTKKLATIERITDHFFARGYGRDSVFIALGGGVVGDMTAFAASIFTRGVPFVQMPTTIVSMVDSSVGGKTGVDTRYGKNLIGTFDQPQTVFASLDLLTTLPDDEYRFGFSEVIKHALIRDKALFALLEKNIDKIRARDMSFLADCIARNIEIKKSVVEKDEREGGLRQILNFGHTIGHAIERASNYRMNHGRAVGCGLVYESIISSDLGHLTQTDVTRIADLLRGLSIVTPARFDPRRIIPLTRADKKAVGGKARYVMLSSIGTVRSEKGVYSFPVDDAVASRALATRLA
- a CDS encoding chemotaxis protein CheX, with the translated sequence MMFDLPVVNAFSSSAVTILKSYCRTGVSKGDVIVKNSFSPLMGVGVFIGITGMLDTKLMLDMEKDTAFNLASKLNEETIDSIDDIFIATVKEFANMVAGGAINELSTRGIDLDMTTPTLFMGEHMSIVEKANEEILVINYDTDIGCIAMNLIIKKKR